One Kiritimatiellales bacterium genomic window carries:
- a CDS encoding helicase-related protein: MSTKFFNNTAENTLFNNVFRQHSKANLWFGDPEKAKQIYTQEFIDDICDAGYSNEIESGILQFIEDVKSGRLEMRIHPSKTLHAKFYLCIPEKHDEHSDGWVIMGSSNISDAGLGLTPDVHYELNVAMKDYDDVAYCKTEFDRLWSQGIPFANEDIVSSVSKTHLGIQPAPFELYMKVLIDTFGEQVEDAFSLALPEGFKDLAYQRDAVIQGYQMLCRHHGFFLADVVGLGKTVVAAMIARRFVEANGRQTKILVVYPPAVETNWKETIKNFDLKRHTQFISNGSLSKVLKEDGNYSSKEEFDLIIVDESHNFHHTDNTRFNDLQKICKAPRSNPGNFGETHGTRKKVMLLSATAVNNEPDDLRSQILLFQDAARSTIENVPNINSFFAPLSERYKRAMRDRNDPNKFDPKKIDAIYETIRRVILEPVTVRRTRQNILNDRDYAADLKKQGVVFPDVSAPEVLNYKLDLPLEILLLETLWVLTAQPIYRDNLADLNAPIPADTVCASYARYRAIEFLDPKYQSRYPNAKQISATLQGIYRVLMVKRLESSFHAFRCSLENAIRGIDQMLEMFACDKVLIVPDVDIRSWLDQGKELDDIIAKLIDERGYTESDILYQASDFSPAFIDMLHADKTVFEGLLTRWRDVTIDPKLDVFLDALQSRLTAQPENPSGKLVIFSESLDTIDYLGRKLTEHLQRNDILVVSSQNRDRRKNDIRRAFDANLPAAEQDNRYNIILSTDVLSEGINLHRANTVIHYDTPWNVARLMQRIGRINRIGSTAPAIRNFTFYPSDQGNREIGLYENALIKMQGFQSALGEDVQIFSRDEIVKQFTLFDRDVRDDVDETLALLREIRAFFAKDPAAYKRIKALPLKSRCIRAGQKNHSVAFIKAAGRIQFYDVTAASPKPITFLDAVKHLRADPDEKPLPFAPPASDNHYTDVAAALAAFDAPACGGLAVDHPTTAASRDRNSLMADKFLRTCLRWASSGDLPADLVPVINALQNDLAAGIHTQLPSKLVAQTKQISEIAAQPTPEQAAQLPDILNRLHDEFAPRQHATAAADDAQDAVIVISETFVKMAQ; the protein is encoded by the coding sequence ATGAGTACAAAATTTTTCAATAATACTGCAGAAAACACCCTTTTTAATAATGTTTTTCGCCAGCATAGCAAAGCAAATCTTTGGTTCGGTGACCCCGAAAAAGCAAAGCAAATTTATACACAGGAATTTATTGATGATATTTGCGATGCTGGATATTCAAATGAGATTGAAAGTGGTATCCTCCAATTCATTGAAGATGTGAAAAGCGGGCGCCTTGAAATGCGCATCCATCCATCAAAAACGCTTCATGCCAAATTCTATCTTTGTATTCCAGAAAAACATGATGAGCACTCTGATGGTTGGGTGATCATGGGATCATCTAATATTTCTGATGCCGGGTTGGGGCTCACCCCCGATGTTCATTATGAGTTGAATGTCGCTATGAAAGATTATGATGACGTAGCTTATTGCAAAACTGAATTTGATCGGCTATGGAGTCAGGGGATTCCGTTTGCAAACGAAGATATAGTCTCCTCTGTTTCAAAAACTCACCTGGGGATTCAACCAGCTCCTTTTGAACTTTACATGAAGGTGCTCATTGACACCTTTGGCGAGCAGGTGGAAGACGCGTTCTCTCTTGCACTCCCTGAAGGATTTAAAGATCTGGCGTATCAACGTGATGCTGTTATCCAAGGATATCAAATGCTTTGCCGCCATCATGGATTCTTTCTTGCAGATGTCGTTGGACTCGGGAAAACGGTCGTTGCCGCTATGATCGCCCGGCGGTTTGTTGAAGCTAACGGAAGACAAACAAAAATTCTTGTTGTTTATCCTCCTGCTGTTGAGACTAACTGGAAAGAAACCATCAAAAATTTTGACCTCAAACGGCATACGCAGTTTATCAGTAACGGCAGTTTGTCCAAAGTATTAAAAGAAGATGGCAATTACAGCTCTAAAGAAGAATTTGATCTCATTATTGTGGATGAATCTCACAACTTCCACCACACGGATAACACCCGGTTTAACGATCTCCAAAAAATCTGTAAAGCCCCTCGTTCTAATCCTGGTAATTTCGGAGAAACTCATGGCACACGTAAAAAGGTAATGCTTCTTTCTGCTACCGCCGTCAACAACGAACCGGATGATTTGCGATCCCAGATTTTACTTTTTCAAGACGCGGCCCGTTCCACCATCGAAAATGTGCCAAATATTAATTCTTTTTTCGCGCCACTTTCAGAGCGATACAAACGCGCCATGCGTGATCGCAACGACCCAAACAAGTTTGATCCAAAAAAAATTGATGCCATTTACGAAACTATTCGTCGTGTTATTCTTGAACCTGTTACTGTCCGCCGCACCCGACAAAATATTTTAAACGACCGCGATTATGCTGCCGACCTGAAAAAGCAAGGTGTTGTCTTCCCTGATGTTTCCGCCCCGGAAGTCCTCAATTACAAACTCGACCTGCCGCTTGAAATCCTCCTGTTAGAGACACTTTGGGTTCTTACGGCTCAACCAATTTATCGTGACAATCTTGCTGACCTCAATGCACCAATCCCTGCCGACACGGTTTGTGCCTCTTATGCACGGTATCGCGCTATTGAATTCCTCGACCCCAAATACCAATCCCGCTACCCCAACGCCAAGCAGATTTCTGCTACCCTCCAGGGCATCTACCGCGTCCTGATGGTCAAACGGCTCGAAAGCTCTTTTCACGCCTTTCGCTGTTCCCTTGAAAACGCTATCAGAGGTATTGACCAGATGTTGGAGATGTTTGCTTGTGACAAGGTGCTTATTGTGCCCGATGTTGACATCAGGTCATGGCTCGACCAAGGCAAAGAGCTAGATGATATCATCGCCAAGCTGATAGATGAACGTGGCTACACCGAATCTGATATCCTTTACCAAGCCTCGGATTTCTCCCCGGCCTTTATTGACATGCTCCATGCCGACAAAACCGTCTTTGAGGGTCTCCTGACCCGCTGGCGAGACGTCACCATTGATCCCAAACTCGATGTCTTTCTCGATGCCCTGCAATCCCGCCTGACAGCCCAGCCCGAGAACCCCTCCGGCAAACTCGTCATCTTCTCTGAAAGCCTCGACACCATCGATTACCTGGGTAGAAAACTTACCGAGCACCTCCAGCGCAACGACATCCTTGTTGTCTCTTCCCAAAACCGCGACCGTCGAAAAAACGATATCCGCCGCGCTTTCGACGCCAACCTTCCCGCCGCCGAACAGGACAACCGCTACAACATCATCCTCTCCACCGATGTCCTCTCGGAAGGCATCAACCTGCACCGGGCCAACACCGTCATTCACTACGACACCCCTTGGAATGTCGCCCGCCTGATGCAGCGTATCGGCCGCATCAACCGCATCGGCTCTACGGCACCCGCTATCCGCAATTTTACCTTCTACCCCTCTGACCAAGGCAACCGCGAAATCGGACTTTACGAGAACGCCCTCATCAAAATGCAGGGCTTCCAGTCCGCCCTCGGCGAGGATGTGCAAATCTTCTCCCGTGACGAGATTGTCAAGCAGTTCACGCTCTTCGACCGCGATGTCAGAGATGATGTTGATGAAACCCTCGCCCTCTTGCGCGAGATCCGGGCGTTTTTTGCCAAAGACCCCGCCGCTTACAAACGCATCAAGGCGCTCCCCCTCAAATCTCGCTGCATCCGCGCCGGGCAAAAAAATCACTCTGTCGCTTTTATCAAAGCCGCTGGTCGCATCCAGTTTTACGACGTAACCGCAGCATCACCAAAACCCATCACCTTTCTCGACGCCGTCAAACACCTGCGGGCAGATCCCGACGAAAAACCGCTCCCCTTTGCGCCGCCTGCCAGTGATAATCATTACACGGATGTCGCCGCCGCTCTGGCCGCCTTTGACGCACCCGCCTGCGGCGGCCTGGCCGTCGACCACCCCACCACTGCTGCCAGCAGAGATCGCAACTCGCTGATGGCTGACAAATTCCTGCGCACCTGCCTGCGCTGGGCAAGCAGTGGCGACCTCCCCGCCGATCTCGTCCCGGTCATCAATGCGCTGCAAAACGACCTCGCCGCCGGTATCCACACGCAACTCCCCAGCAAACTCGTCGCCCAGACGAAACAGATCAGCGAAATCGCTGCCCAACCGACACCCGAGCAAGCCGCCCAGCTCCCCGATATTCTCAACCGCCTCCATGACGAATTCGCGCCCAGGCAACACGCCACCGCCGCTGCAGACGATGCCCAGGACGCTGTGATCGTAATTTCTGAAACCTTCGTAAAAATGGCACAATAA